The nucleotide sequence ACCTGGGCCACAGCCTGCCGAAACGTTTCGTCCTGGAGTGCAGGGTCGGCGCCGATGCGCCGAATCTGATCGACGACGAAAGCTTCGACCTTGTCGGCGTTGACGGATTTCGAGGGACACGTCGCATAGCCCTGCTTCTGGGCTCCGGTGCAGCTGTAATAGCGATACACTCGCCCATGGTTCTTCGTCGGATGTGGGATCATCGCGGCGTCGCAGGCGGAACAGCGCAGCAAGCCCCGCAGCAGGAATCCGTGTCGGTTCTTGCCTCTCGCGCCGCCGTCCGATCGGTTTCCGACCATTAGGCGCTGGACCTGATCGAACAGCTTTTGCGGCACGATCCGATCGTGGTCACCTTCGAAAGTCTCGTCGCCCAGCCTCTGTCTGCCGGTGTAGAGGGAATTCTTGAGTAGGGAACGAAGATTCACTTTGTTCCATTTGCCGCCACCGCACGGACGGCCTGTTTTCGCGACCCATGACTTCTGCCGCCACCCGCGAGGGTTCAGTTCCTGGGAGACTTGGACCAGGGACGGCGTCTCGACGTAGAGCTGGAAGATCGATTTGACCTGCTCCGCCTCGGTCTTATTTATCACGATGCGGCCGCCCTCGGGGACAGTGTCGTACCCCAGTGGCGGGCGACCTCCGGTCCAACGGCCACGGCGGCGAGCGGCTTGGATCTTGTCCCTTGTGCGATCGGCGATGATCAGCCGCTCGAATTCTGCGAAAGAGAGCAGGATATTCATGGTCATCTTGCCAACGGGTGTGCTCGTGTCGAATCGCTGGCTCACGGAAACGAAGCTGACGCAATGCCGCTCGAACTCGTCGAGCAACTGGAAGAAATCGAGCATGCGCCGCGACAGGCGATCAAACTTGTAGACGATCACGCAGTCGAGCTTTCCGGCTTCGATATCGGCCCGGA is from bacterium and encodes:
- a CDS encoding recombinase family protein encodes the protein QGLEQEFNSLDAQREAAESYIASQQHDNWIALPDRYDDGGFSAGTTDRPALKRLRADIEAGKLDCVIVYKFDRLSRRMLDFFQLLDEFERHCVSFVSVSQRFDTSTPVGKMTMNILLSFAEFERLIIADRTRDKIQAARRRGRWTGGRPPLGYDTVPEGGRIVINKTEAEQVKSIFQLYVETPSLVQVSQELNPRGWRQKSWVAKTGRPCGGGKWNKVNLRSLLKNSLYTGRQRLGDETFEGDHDRIVPQKLFDQVQRLMVGNRSDGGARGKNRHGFLLRGLLRCSACDAAMIPHPTKNHGRVYRYYSCTGAQKQGYATCPSKSVNADKVEAFVVDQIRRIGADPALQDETFRQAVAQV